From the bacterium genome, the window CTCGGCGGGCGTCCTGCGGGGCAGGCCGAAGGCCGCCATGACCTTGTTGAAGGCCGCGGTGTCGTCGTCCATGGCCCGCAGCAGGCGGTCCTTGAGGTCCTGGCCGCGCTCGGCGATCCCGCAGCAGCGCGCCTGCGCCGCCTCGTAGCCCGCCTTGCCGACGGTGAGGTTGGCGACCATGGCCGACAGCGCCGCCGACTGCGCGGCCGCCAGCGCGGCGACCGAGCCGCCGCCGGGGGCGGGCGAGTCGGTGGACAGCTCGTCGAGGAAGGCGCGGTTGGTCATCGCGACCAGCGGCCCGTCGACCAGGCCGGCCCGGTACTCGATGATCTTGTCGTCGGCCTCGAAGCGGCCGAGGTCGCGCAGGCCGAGGCTCTGGATCGCCGTCTCGATGAGCTGGCGGCGGGGCAGGCCCGCCGACAGGCCGGCCCGTCGCTGGTAGTGGACGCCGGCGGCCAGCAGGTCGCCCTCGGGGATCAGCCCGACCAGCTCGCTGCCGGTCACGCGCACGCCGCGGTCCCGCGCTGCGGCGCGGCAGGCCTCGAAGGCTTCGTGGGGCTTGGTGACGGTGGTGTCCACGAGGTTGATCGAGACCTGGGCCCGGTCGTACTCGGGGATGACCCAGCCCACGGCCTTGCAGGCCGGCAGCCGGTACGGGCCCGGCACCAGCACGGTCTGCCCGGCAGCGTCCTTGACGATCTTGCCGGCGGCGTCGCGCTGCGCGCGGCCGGCCTCCTTGATGTCCAGCGCGATCTCCCCGGCCAGCTTCTTGCTGCGGGTGTTGAGGTTCACGTTGTAGGCCACCAGGAAGCCGCGGGCCGCGACGTTGGTCGCGCCGGTGCGGGCGGTGCGCTCGTCCCAGGCGTTGGGGCCGAAGTCGGGCGCCCAAGCCGCGGTGCCGAGCTTCTCGCGCAGCGCCTCGTACTCGCCCTTGCGCACGTCGGCGAGGTTGCGCCGCTCCGGGCGCGCGGCCGCGCTCTCGTAGAGGTAGACGGGGATCGACAGCTCGCGCCCGATCCGCTCGCCGACGCGGCGGGCGAGCTCGGCGCACTCCTGCATCGTCACGTCCCGCACCGGCACGAACGGGCAGACGTCGGTGGCGCCGTGGCGGGGGTGCGCGCCGTGGTGGCGCGACATGTCGATGAGCTCGGCGGCCCGTTTCACCACGCGGAAGGCGGCCTCGGCCACGCCGTCGGGCGTGCCGATGAAGGTGATCACGGTGCGGTTGGTTTCCGCGCCCGGGTCCACGTCCAGCAGCGAAACGCCGTCGACCTCCGCGACGACGGCCGTGACGGCGTCGATGACGGCCCGGTCGCGGCCCTCGCTGATGTTGGGGACGCATTCGACGAGCTTGCTCATGGGTGACCCTCCGGCTGCGGTGGCGCGGGAATAGCCATGCGGCCGGCGGCCGGCCACGGGGGAGAAGATAGCCCCCCGGCCGGGGGAATTCCAGCCGCGGGGGGGGCGTTTCGCCTTGGCGGGCAACGACCTCGACCGGAGCGGTTGCCGACGCCCGCGGGCGTGCCTATATTCGCGCCATCGCCGGGCCGTGGCGATGATCACGGGCCCGGAAGCAAGTATAATCGCCCGACTCCGACATCCGAACGAAAGGCCCGACGATGTATCGCCACGACCCCAGCGAGAGGATCGCCATCTTCATCGATGGCGAGAACATCCACTACAGCGCCAAGCACATGAACATGCGGCTCGACTACATCAAGATGTGCAAGGCGCTGGCCGGCGACCGACGACTGATCCGCGCGACCTTCTACACGGCCATCTCGAACCAGAGCGAGGGGAAGATCGATTTCATCAACTTCCTGAGGCTCAACGGGTTCCGCGTCGTGACCAAGGAGCTGCGCAGCTTCACCGAAGCCGAGACGCAGCAGCGCTTCTTCCGGGGCAATCTCGACCTGGACATCGCCATCGACATCTACGAGATGCTGCCGGGACTCGACACGGTCATCCTCTGCTCCGGCGACGGCGACTTCGTGCGCCTGGTCGAGAGCGTCTCGCGCCACGGCAAGCACGTGGAGGTCTGCGCGCTGCGGGAGATGACGAGCACCGACCTGATCGCCGTCTCGGACGAGTACATCGACCTCGGCACGATGCGCGACCACCTGGCCCTCGACGCGCCCCCGCCCGAGCGCCGCGAGGACGGCCCCCCGCAGAGCCAGATCCGCAACGACCTCGACAGCGCCCGCATCGACTACAACGCGATCGAGTACTAGGCCGGCGTCCCCGCCGCTCCGCCCGCGCCGCCGCCGAGGGAGTCCCGGACCCCTCGGCGGTAGGCTTCCTGCAGGCGGCGCGTGACCGGTCCGGGCGCGCCGTCGCCCACCGGGACGCCGTCGACCGCCGTCACCGGCACGATCTCTTTCACCGAACCGCACAGGAACACCTCGTCGGCGCCGGCGGCGTCGGCCGCCGTGACGTCGGTCTCGTCGCAGGGCAGGCCCAGCCGCGCCGCCGCGTCGAGCACCAGCGCGCGCGTGCGGCCGCCGAGCAGCCCCCGCGACAGCGGCGGGGTCGCGAGGCGGCCCCCGCGGACGACGAAGACGTTGCTGGTGGCGCCCTCGAGCAGCCGGTCCCGCTCGTCGCAGATCAGGGCCTCGGCGCAGCCGCGGCGGCCGGCCTCGCGCAGGGCCAGCACCGTCGGCAGGTAGTTCAGCGACTTGACGCCGGGGGAGTTGCCGCGGCGGAAGCCCTCGCGCAGCACGGCGACCGCCACGCCGTCGCGCTGCCAGGCGGCCAGGTGGGGGCCGAGCGGCTGGACCCAGGCCGACACGGTGGGGGCCAGCGAGTCGAGGCCGTCCAGGGGCAGCGGGTCGTCGGGCGAGCCGCCGCGGCTCACGGTCAGGCGGCAGCGGGCGTCGCGTCCGGACAGGCCGTTGCGCCGCACCAGTTCCGCGACGATCACGGCCATGGCCGCCGGGTCGGGCCGCCAGGCGAAGTCGAGCGCCGCGAGGTTGTCCGCCAGCCGGCCGAGGTGCCCGTCGAGGTCGAAGGGCCGGCCCGCGTAGAGGCGGACCGTCTCGAACACGCCGTCGCCGTAGAGGTAGCCGCCGTCGAACAGCCCGACGCGGGCCTCGCGGGCGTCGAGATACTTTCCGTTGAGAAATACGATCACCGGATCTACCTTCCCGGAACGAGCGTTGACGCTAGCCGCAGGCGTCCAGCCTAGGCTCCGGCGGGTCCGGATGCAAGGCCGGGCGGCCCGCGACCCGGTTGACAGGCCCGGATTCTGTGGTAGGTTGACGCACCGGCTGTGAAAATCTTGACAAGGATCGTGGGGATTCGGGCGACGCGCCCGGTCCCGCGGGTCGCCGGAACCGGTCCCGGCACGGCGAGGAGCTGCCGCGATGAGCGCACAAGCGATCCCCCTCCTGATGGTCGTGGGCACCGCCGCCCTGCTGTCCCTGCTGTTCCTGGGGCTGAGCGGCTGGCTGGGCCCCTACCGGCCGAACAGCCTGAAGTCCACGACCTACGAGTGCGGCGTCCCGGCCCGCAGCACGGTGCAGATCCGCTTCTTCGTGCGCTTCTTCCTGGTGGCCCTGCTGTTCCTGCTCTTCGACCTCGAGGCGGTGTTCCTGTACCCCTGGGCCATCCTGTTCCGCTCCATGGTCGCCGAGGGACGCGCGGCCTTCGCCCTGGGCGAGATGGGCGCCTTCGTGGCGGTGCTGGTCGTCGGCTTCGTCTACGTCTGGAAGAAAGGCGGGCTCGAATGGCAGTGACGCTCGACAGCCCCAGCAATTACCTGACGACGCGCCTGCGCCAGGCCGTGAACTGGGGGCGGCAGTACTCGCTGTGGCCGCTGCCCTTCGGCACCGCGTGCTGCGCCATCGAGTTCATGAGCACGGTCTCGTCGTACAACGACATCAGCCGCTTCGGCGCCGAGGCGGTGCGCTTCTCGCCGCGCCAGTCGGACCTGCTCATCGTCGCCGGCACGATCTCCTACAAGCAGGCGCCGATCCTCAAGACGATCTACGCCCAGATGTGCGAGCCCAAGTGGGTCATCGCCATGGGCGTCTGCGCGAGCAGCGGCGGCTTCTACAACAACTACTCCACGCTGCAGGGGATCGACCGCATCATCCCGGTCGACTTCTACGTCGCGGGCTGCCCGCCGACGCCGGAGAACCTGCTGGGCGCCCTGGTGAAGCTGCAGGACAAGGTCCGGCAGGAGGGGCTGGTCCCGGCCGCCCGCCGCCACGACGCCGCGACAGGCGCCTGAGCGCCGTCGCCGCTTCACCGCCACCGCACAGGACGGAGCGCATGAGCCAGAAGCTGGTAGAACGCCTGCGGGCGGAGTTCGGCGAGCGCATCCTGGAAACGGGCTCGCAGCACGGCGACGAGTCCGTGGTCGTCGGTCCCGAGGACCTGCCGGCCGTCGCCGCGCACCTCAAGGGCCGCGAGGCCTGCGAGCTGCTGCTGGACGTCGTCGGCGTCGACCGCAGCGAGCTGCCCGGCCACCGCGACGATCCCGACCGCTTCGAGGTCGTCTACAACCTGCGCTCCCTGTCGCGGAACCACCGCCTGCTGGTCAAGGTCCGCGCGCCGGAGGGGCGGGACGTGCCGTCGCTGGCCGGTCTGTACAGCTCGGCCGACTGGGCCGAGCGCGAGGTCTACGACCTGTACGGCGTGCGCTTCCGCGGGCACCCGGACCTGCGCCGCATCCTCTGCCACCACGAGTTCGAGGGGCACGCCCTGCGCAAGGACTACCCGATCGAGCGCGGCCAGTACCTCTCCGCGCCGGAGAAGCTCATCCAGGACCACGAGATCGAGCTCGCGGCGCACCGGGCCGACGCCTCCCGCGGCGCGGTCCTGCCCTCGGACCTCCTGACGGTGAACATCGGGCCGAGCCACCCCGCGACCCACGGCGCGCTGCGGGCCGAGGTGCTGCTCGACGGCGAGACCATCGTCGAGGCCCGCACCGAGATCGGCTACCTGCACCGCTGCTTCGAGAAGGAGGCCGAGGACCACACCTGGGCGCAGGTGATGCCCTACACCGACCGCCTCAACTACGTCTCGGCCATGCTGAACAACTGCGTCTACTGCGCCGCGGTGGAGAAGATGTTCGACGCCGAGATCCCGCCGCGGGCGCGGGTCGTGCGCGTGATCGTCAGCGAGCTGTCGC encodes:
- a CDS encoding NYN domain-containing protein, which encodes MYRHDPSERIAIFIDGENIHYSAKHMNMRLDYIKMCKALAGDRRLIRATFYTAISNQSEGKIDFINFLRLNGFRVVTKELRSFTEAETQQRFFRGNLDLDIAIDIYEMLPGLDTVILCSGDGDFVRLVESVSRHGKHVEVCALREMTSTDLIAVSDEYIDLGTMRDHLALDAPPPERREDGPPQSQIRNDLDSARIDYNAIEY
- the nuoB gene encoding NADH-quinone oxidoreductase subunit NuoB, yielding MAVTLDSPSNYLTTRLRQAVNWGRQYSLWPLPFGTACCAIEFMSTVSSYNDISRFGAEAVRFSPRQSDLLIVAGTISYKQAPILKTIYAQMCEPKWVIAMGVCASSGGFYNNYSTLQGIDRIIPVDFYVAGCPPTPENLLGALVKLQDKVRQEGLVPAARRHDAATGA
- a CDS encoding NADH-quinone oxidoreductase subunit D, with amino-acid sequence MSQKLVERLRAEFGERILETGSQHGDESVVVGPEDLPAVAAHLKGREACELLLDVVGVDRSELPGHRDDPDRFEVVYNLRSLSRNHRLLVKVRAPEGRDVPSLAGLYSSADWAEREVYDLYGVRFRGHPDLRRILCHHEFEGHALRKDYPIERGQYLSAPEKLIQDHEIELAAHRADASRGAVLPSDLLTVNIGPSHPATHGALRAEVLLDGETIVEARTEIGYLHRCFEKEAEDHTWAQVMPYTDRLNYVSAMLNNCVYCAAVEKMFDAEIPPRARVVRVIVSELSRIIDHLVCVCANLVDLGALTNYWYFYNVREGIYYDVIEPLCGSRLTTNFTRIGGLGYDVFEGFEAAIERNLVKLETAIGEVTGLVARNRIFLDRTVGIGAMTAEQALDWGFTGPCLRATGLAYDVRKHAPYDGYETYDFDVPVGTAGDTRDRIMVRIEEMRQSARIIRQALGRGLPAGPILTDDPRFALPPKEKVYGSIEGVMNQFKLIMEGARVPAGEAYGFGEGGNGELGFYCVSDGGGRPYRVKVRPPCFPIFSAFGEMVKGLMIPDAVAILGSINIIAGELDR
- the ftcD gene encoding glutamate formimidoyltransferase, whose translation is MSKLVECVPNISEGRDRAVIDAVTAVVAEVDGVSLLDVDPGAETNRTVITFIGTPDGVAEAAFRVVKRAAELIDMSRHHGAHPRHGATDVCPFVPVRDVTMQECAELARRVGERIGRELSIPVYLYESAAARPERRNLADVRKGEYEALREKLGTAAWAPDFGPNAWDERTARTGATNVAARGFLVAYNVNLNTRSKKLAGEIALDIKEAGRAQRDAAGKIVKDAAGQTVLVPGPYRLPACKAVGWVIPEYDRAQVSINLVDTTVTKPHEAFEACRAAARDRGVRVTGSELVGLIPEGDLLAAGVHYQRRAGLSAGLPRRQLIETAIQSLGLRDLGRFEADDKIIEYRAGLVDGPLVAMTNRAFLDELSTDSPAPGGGSVAALAAAQSAALSAMVANLTVGKAGYEAAQARCCGIAERGQDLKDRLLRAMDDDTAAFNKVMAAFGLPRRTPAEQQQRGLAVAEATRGATTVPLSVLEACPELLELAGEIARIGNANSLSDAGVAALTAMAGAEGAYYNVLINLAALKELDQGAAPGFADDARARAEKALARCEDLAATVRREVRERLAAALG
- a CDS encoding aminotransferase class IV; its protein translation is MIVFLNGKYLDAREARVGLFDGGYLYGDGVFETVRLYAGRPFDLDGHLGRLADNLAALDFAWRPDPAAMAVIVAELVRRNGLSGRDARCRLTVSRGGSPDDPLPLDGLDSLAPTVSAWVQPLGPHLAAWQRDGVAVAVLREGFRRGNSPGVKSLNYLPTVLALREAGRRGCAEALICDERDRLLEGATSNVFVVRGGRLATPPLSRGLLGGRTRALVLDAAARLGLPCDETDVTAADAAGADEVFLCGSVKEIVPVTAVDGVPVGDGAPGPVTRRLQEAYRRGVRDSLGGGAGGAAGTPA
- a CDS encoding NADH-quinone oxidoreductase subunit A, coding for MSAQAIPLLMVVGTAALLSLLFLGLSGWLGPYRPNSLKSTTYECGVPARSTVQIRFFVRFFLVALLFLLFDLEAVFLYPWAILFRSMVAEGRAAFALGEMGAFVAVLVVGFVYVWKKGGLEWQ